From bacterium:
GAAAAACGCCGAATCTCTCCAGGGGAAGCTCGAGCGCCCGGGCGCCCGAGGCCGCGGCCCGGAGCGCCGCCTCGACATCGGGGATGCGCTTCTCCTCCACCTCACCGAGGAAGCGGAGGGTGAGGTGCAGGTTCTGGACGGGAATCCACCGGAAGTCATCGAGGGCCGGAAGTCCGGCGAGATGGGCCTGGAGTTCGGCGAGCGCGGACTGCACTTCGCCGGGGACAGGAACAGCCACAAAGACGCGCAAGGCAAGCTACCCTTCTTCGCGGATCAAGCGGCAGGCCAGCCGGAGCGCTGCCTCCGCCGTCTTGGCCTTGATCTCCTCGCGGCCGCCATCAAACTGGTGCCTCTCCACCCAGGTGCCCGCGGGCACGGAAACGGCCATGAATACCGTTCCTACGGGCTTATCGGGGGTGCCGCCCGTCGGGCCGGCGATGCCGGTGGTGGCGACGCCAACCTCGGCGCCGGCGGCCGCCCGCGCTCCTTCGGCCATGGCGCGCGCGCAGGGCTCGCTCACCGCCCCCTCGGTATCGAGGATGGCGCGGCTGACGCCGAGATACTTTTCTTTCGCTTCGTTGCTGTAGGTGGCAAGGCCCAGGAGGAAGTAGGCCGAGCTTCCCGCCACGTTCGTGATGCGGTGGCCGATGAGGCCGCCCGTGCAGCTCTCGGCGGTCACGACGCGCCAGTTTCGCTCCAGAAGCAGATCGCCCAGCGTTTTTTCAGGCATATCTCCCACTTCCGCTCCCCCTAAAGCCATCCCATCGCGCGGGCCGCCGCGAGGAGGACCCACCCGCCGGCTCCCGCCAGCAGATCGTCCGCAACGATGCCCCAGCCGCCGGGGAGTTTTTCCGCCCGCCGGAAGGGCTTGATGATGTCCAGCGCACGGAAGAGAAAAAAACCCGCCAGCAGGTGCGCGGGGGCCGGGGCGGCCCCCAGCAGGCAGAGCATCTGCCCCGCCACCTCATCGGCCACAACCACCTGCGGGTCTTTTCTCCCCAGCATCCGCTCGGCGACCCCGCCCGACCAGACGGCCAGCGCCGCCGCCGCCAAGGTGGCAACAAACGGCCAGACGGGCCCGGCGAAATAGAGCGCGGCATAGAGGAGGACGCCGACCAGCGAGCCCGCCGTCCCCGGCGCAATGGGGATTTTTCCCACCCCGCCGACACTCGCCACCTGGAGGGCGATTTTTTGCGAAAAGCCGGGCGCCGGGGTTCGCCCGCTGCTCATGGGCGGACCCGGACGTGCATCCCCCCCAGACGGCGGGCCGTGAACTCCCGCGCCCAGGCGTCCGCCGCCATGATCTGCGCAAGGTCCATCGCCTCGCTTTTCTGATGCGCTTCAAGCGCCGCGCGGACCGCCGCCGGAATGTCCATGAACCCCGTTCCGTTCTCGAGAAAAGCCGCCACCGCCACCTCGTTCGCGGCGTTCAGGACGGCGGGACAGGTCCCCCCCTCCTGCAGCGCCTCCTTGGCGAGACCCAGGCAGGGGAAACGCTCGTAGTCCGGCTCTTCGAAGGTGAGTTGCCCGGCTTCGGCCAGATTGAGCCGCGGCACCTCGGCGGGAATCCGGTCGGGGTGGTGGAGCGCCTGGGCGATGGGAATGCGCATGTCGGGAACGCTCAACTGGGCGAGAAGGCTGCCGTCCACAAACTCCACCAGGGCGTGAACGATGCTCTGGGGATGAACAACCACATCCACCTGCTCGGGCGGGATGCCGAAGAGCCATCTGGCCTCGACCACCTCGAGCCCCTTGTTCATCAGCGTGGCGGAATCCACCGTGACCTTCGGGCCCATCTCCCAGTTGGGGTGGCACAGCGCCTCCTCCCGGGTGATCTCGGTCATCGTCGCGCTCGCGCGCTCGCGGAAGGGCCCGCCCGAGGCGGTGAGCACAAAGCGGGCGACCTCTGACATCGGGCGATCGCCCAGCGCCTGCGCGACGCCCGCGTGCTCGCTGTCCACCGGCAGCAGGGGGACCCCTTTTGCTTCGGCGGCGGACGTCACCAGCTCGCCCGCCATGACAAGCACTTCCTTGTTGGCAAGCGCGATGACGGCCCCCGCCGCGATCGCGGCCAGGGTCGGCTTGAGGCCGGCGGCCCCCACCAGCGCCGAGACGACGATGTCCGCCCCCTGGCCGGCCGCCACCTCGAAGAGGCCCGCCTCCCCGAAAAGTACCTTCACCCCCGCGGGAACCATCGGGCGAAGGCGCTCGGCATCGATCGGGCTCGCCACCGAAACGACCTCGGGCGAGAAGCGCCGCGCCTGGGCGGCGAGGCGCTCCCAGTTGCGCCCGGCCGCCAGCGCCACCACCTCGAAGCGATCGGGATGGGCCTCGATGACGCGAAGGGCGTTCTCCCCAATGCTGCCGGTGGAACCCAGAATGGAAACCCGCTTTTTCAAAGGGATTCCTCGCTAGAAATGTTCAAAAGGACAATATGGAAACGGAAGATACGTACCACAGCGTGAGATAGTAAAACGGCGGAATGGCGAGGAGCAATCCGTCGATCCGGTCCAGCACCCCGCCGTGGCCCGGAATCAGCGTGCCCGCGTCTTTTTCTCCGGCCGCCCGCTTGAGAAGCGACTCGCACAGATCGCCGGCTTGGGCGAAAACGCCGATGAAGAGCGCCAGAGCGGCCCCCTTCCAGATGAGCGCGGCATCTCCACTCTTCAGCAGGGCGCCCGCAACGGCTCCCGCAAGAAGACCGCCGATGGCGCCTTCCACGGTTTTTCCGGGGCTGATGCGGGGCGCCAGCTTCCGGCGGCCGAACCGCCTTCCGGCGTAGTACGCGGCGATGTCGTTCGCCCACACCACAACGAGGAGAAAGAGAATCATGTCCCGGCCGACGAAGCCCCGGTGCAGTACGGCAAACATGCCGGCGGGCGCGCCTATCCAGAGCGCAGCAGCGAGCGAGACGCCCGCTCCGGCAAGCGCGGTCTTGGGAACATCCGTGAGAAGCGCCCGCCCGAAGATCCGAAGCGCGACGAGGGTGACCACCAGGCCGGGAAGGTAGCCGGCACCTCCCCCGAAGGCCAGTGCGATGAGGAGGGCGTCGAAGCCGCACTCCCATTCGCTGCGGGCCCAGCCG
This genomic window contains:
- a CDS encoding RNA 2',3'-cyclic phosphodiesterase, encoding MRVFVAVPVPGEVQSALAELQAHLAGLPALDDFRWIPVQNLHLTLRFLGEVEEKRIPDVEAALRAAASGARALELPLERFGVF
- a CDS encoding CinA family protein; the encoded protein is MPEKTLGDLLLERNWRVVTAESCTGGLIGHRITNVAGSSAYFLLGLATYSNEAKEKYLGVSRAILDTEGAVSEPCARAMAEGARAAAGAEVGVATTGIAGPTGGTPDKPVGTVFMAVSVPAGTWVERHQFDGGREEIKAKTAEAALRLACRLIREEG
- a CDS encoding phosphatidylglycerophosphatase A; its protein translation is MSSGRTPAPGFSQKIALQVASVGGVGKIPIAPGTAGSLVGVLLYAALYFAGPVWPFVATLAAAALAVWSGGVAERMLGRKDPQVVVADEVAGQMLCLLGAAPAPAHLLAGFFLFRALDIIKPFRRAEKLPGGWGIVADDLLAGAGGWVLLAAARAMGWL
- a CDS encoding 1-deoxy-D-xylulose-5-phosphate reductoisomerase yields the protein MKKRVSILGSTGSIGENALRVIEAHPDRFEVVALAAGRNWERLAAQARRFSPEVVSVASPIDAERLRPMVPAGVKVLFGEAGLFEVAAGQGADIVVSALVGAAGLKPTLAAIAAGAVIALANKEVLVMAGELVTSAAEAKGVPLLPVDSEHAGVAQALGDRPMSEVARFVLTASGGPFRERASATMTEITREEALCHPNWEMGPKVTVDSATLMNKGLEVVEARWLFGIPPEQVDVVVHPQSIVHALVEFVDGSLLAQLSVPDMRIPIAQALHHPDRIPAEVPRLNLAEAGQLTFEEPDYERFPCLGLAKEALQEGGTCPAVLNAANEVAVAAFLENGTGFMDIPAAVRAALEAHQKSEAMDLAQIMAADAWAREFTARRLGGMHVRVRP
- a CDS encoding phosphatidate cytidylyltransferase; amino-acid sequence: MQRVLSGLILAALTLVVVWYAPPRATFAMAVLAALLAGRECGRLLCAAGWARSEWECGFDALLIALAFGGGAGYLPGLVVTLVALRIFGRALLTDVPKTALAGAGVSLAAALWIGAPAGMFAVLHRGFVGRDMILFLLVVVWANDIAAYYAGRRFGRRKLAPRISPGKTVEGAIGGLLAGAVAGALLKSGDAALIWKGAALALFIGVFAQAGDLCESLLKRAAGEKDAGTLIPGHGGVLDRIDGLLLAIPPFYYLTLWYVSSVSILSF